In Daucus carota subsp. sativus chromosome 4, DH1 v3.0, whole genome shotgun sequence, one DNA window encodes the following:
- the LOC108218464 gene encoding protein WALLS ARE THIN 1 has product MADSGAGGSSGGAVNYSRRIMGITVPEKVQLHVAMLALQFGYAGFHVVSRAALNMGISKIVFPVYRNILAFFLLLPFAYFLEKKERPPLTLSFLTQFFLLACVGITANQGFYLVGLDNTSPTFASAIQNSVPAITFLMAAILRLEQVRLNRKDGIGKVIGTLFCVAGAMVITLYKGPTIYSPTPPLHRPNVSPLLLSLGDAKPKNWTLGCIFLIGHCLSWSGWLVLQAPVLKKYPARLSVTSYQCFFGVIQFLVIAGFVERDPQAWLIHSGGELFSVFYAGVVASGIAFAVQIWCIDRGGPVFVAVYQPVQTLVVAIMASVALGEEFYLGGIIGAVLIITGLYLVLWGKNEERKFAMLQKAAAIQSPTEQGNSRSHIKSSLAQPLLSQTTESV; this is encoded by the exons ATGGCGGATAGCGGTGCTGGTGGATCGTCAGGGGGAGCGGTGAACTACAGCAGGAGAATCATGGGGATTACGGTGCCGGAGAAGGTCCAGCTCCACGTGGCCATGCTGGCCTTGCAGTTTGGTTATGCTGGTTTCCATGTTGTCTCCAGAGCGGCTCTTAACATGGGCATCAGCAAGATTGTCTTCCCTGTTTACAGAAACATTCTTGCTTTCTTCCTCCTCTTGCCTTTCGCTTACTTCCTCGAAAA GAAAGAGCGTCCCCCGCTTACTCTTTCGTTTCTTACCCAGTTTTTCCTCCTTGCTTGCGTCGG AATAACAGCTAATCAGGGATTCTACTTGGTGGGATTAGACAACACATCACCTACCTTTGCTTCCGCGATACAGAACTCTGTCCCTGCCATTACATTCCTTATGGCTGCAATCCTCAG GTTAGAACAAGTGAGGCTCAACCGAAAAGATGGCATAGGCAAGGTGATAGGAACACTGTTTTGTGTGGCTGGAGCCATGGTGATCACTTTGTACAAAGGGCCAACCATATACAGTCCAACTCCGCCGCTTCACAGGCCTAATGTTTCGCCACTCTTGCTCTCTCTTGGAGATGCTAAGCCCAAGAACTGGACTCTCGGCTGCATTTTCTTGATTGGACATTGTCTCTCATGGTCTGGCTGGCTAGTCCTGCAAGCCCCGGTGCTGAAGAAGTACCCGGCTAGGCTATCCGTCACATCTTACCAGTGTTTCTTTGGTGTTATTCAGTTTCTTGTTATAGCTGGCTTTGTGGAGAGAGATCCACAAGCTTGGCTCATTCACTCCGGTGGGGAGCTTTTCAGTGTCTTCTACGCG GGGGTGGTCGCATCAGGGATTGCTTTCGCGGTACAGATATGGTGCATTGACAGGGGAGGCCCCGTGTTCGTGGCGGTGTATCAGCCTGTTCAGACCCTTGTGGTCGCTATAATGGCTTCGGTTGCGTTAGGCGAGGAGTTCTATCTAGGAGG GATTATTGGAGCGGTGCTGATTATAACAGGGCTGTACCTAGTGCTGTGGGGTAAGAATGAAGAAAGGAAATTCGCAATGCTGCAAAAGGCAGCTGCGATTCAGAGCCCGACGGAGCAAGGAAACAGCAGAAGCCACATCAAATCCTCCCTGGCTCAGCCGCTGCTCTCTCAGACCACCGAAAGTGTTTAA